A part of Aspergillus flavus chromosome 1, complete sequence genomic DNA contains:
- a CDS encoding putative asparaginyl-tRNA synthetase Slm5: MRTWRRSFATSVARLSHKPAGQGVSPTLLRCAQVLEQSKSGTCSLEDQEIKLNGFIRSVRKQKRFAFAEISDGSTIEPIQAFLRPAQAAELSTGTAVEISGVWKACPPGKEQTHELQTTDVNVLGKADPETYPIQKKYHSPDFLRQIPHLRMRTPFSSLLSRFRSECLYQLGNVFRFAPNGGYVQVHPPLITSSDCEGAGETFTVLPREAMGAQSEGEHFFRAPKYLTVSSQLHLEAYAAELGNVWTISPMFRAEKSDTPRHLSEFYMLEAEMNYMHDLDSLTDSVEYILRDLVRRLHDTPVGQEILSAKRSGESGQDQTEGSGANLKQRWNDMMEGPKWGRMTYTQAIEKLQDAVAKGQATFEHAPEWTGGLQLEHEKYIVDVIHNGRPVFVTDYPKVVKPFYMLPSNGDSSAAPGETVACFDLLLPEVSEVAGGSLREHRLPNIIQNMREHGLIKTRAPPALEAEAEAGAQADSETPMYPHLLPGEDLGHLQWYADLRRWGTAPHGGFGLGFDRFLGYLAGVSSIRDVVSFPRYFGRADC, from the exons ATGCGAACATGGCGGCGAAGCTTCGCTACGTCTGTTGCCAGACTAAGCCATAAACCTGCCGGTCAGGGCGTCAGCCCCACGCTCTTACGATGCGCACAAGTCCTGGAGCAAAGCAAGAGTGGAACCTGCAGTTTAGAAGATCAAGAGATCAAGTTGAATGGGTTTATTCGCTCCGTCCGAAAGCAGAAACGCTTTGCGTTCGCCGAGATCTCAGATGGGTCGACGATTGAGCCTATACAGGCTTTTTTGAGACCAGCACAGGCTGCCGA ACTGTCTACTGGAACTGCTGTGGAGATTTCTGGGGTCTGGAAGGCTTGCCCACCGGGCAAGGAGCAAACCCATGAGCTTCAAACGACAGACGTGAATGTTCTTGGGAAGGCAGACCCTGAG ACGTACCCCATCCAGAAAAAGTATCACAGCCCCGACTTCCTTCGTCAGATTCCCCACCTCCGCATGCGCACACCTTTCAGCTCCCTCCTCTCGCGGTTCCGATCAGAATGCTTGTACCAGCTAGGAAATGTGTTTCGCTTCGCCCCGAACGGGGGCTACGTTCAGGTCCACCCACCGTTAATCACATCGTCGGATTGTGAAGGCGCTGGGGAGACATTCACAGTTCTGCCGCGGGAAGCTATGGGGGCACAGTCTGAGGGCGAGCATTTCTTCCGGGCACCCAAATACCTGACGGTATCGTCACAGCTCCATCTGGAGGCATATGCAGCAGAGCTAGGAAACGTGTGGACAATATCGCCCATGTTCCGGGCCGAGAAGAGCGATACGCCGCGCCATCTTAGCGAGTTCTACATGCTGGAGGCAGAGATGAACTACATGCATGACCTAGACTCGCTGACCGACTCCGTAGAGTATATTCTCCGTGACCTAGTTCGTCGGTTACACGACACGCCTGTTGGCCAGGAGATCCTGTCCGCAAAGCGATCGGGCGAGTCCGGTCAGGATCAAACTGAAGGATCTGGTGCTAATCTAAAACAACGATGGAACGACATGATGGAGGGACCCAAATGGGGTCGCATGACCTACACGCAAGCGATTGAGAAGCTCCAGGACGCGGTCGCCAAGGGACAAGCCACATTCGAACATGCACCCGAATGGACCGGCGGCCTTCAACTCGAACACGAGAAGTACATCGTCGACGTGATTCACAACGGCCGTCCCGTGTTCGTGACCGACTATCCTAAGGTCGTCAAACCGTTCTACATGCTACCATCCAATGGGGACAGCTCCGCTGCACCAGGCGAAACAGTCGCCTGCtttgatctcctcctcccagaagTTAGCGAAGTCGCAGGAGGCTCCCTCCGCGAGCATCGCCTCCCCAACATCATCCAGAATATGCGCGAGCACGGGCTGATCAAGACCCGCGCACCACCCGCTCTGGAAGCGGAAGCGGAAGCAGGAGCACAAGCCGATTCCGAGACGCCGATGTACCCTCACCTCCTGCCCGGTGAAGACCTGGGCCATCTCCAGTGGTATGCTGATCTTCGGCGGTGGGGAACAGCGCCCCATGGAGGATTTGGTCTTGGATTTGACCGATTCTTGGGATACCTGGCTGGCGTCTCCAGTATCCGAGACGTAGTATCTTTCCCTCGGTATTTTGGCAGGGCGGACTGCTGA